The Acipenser ruthenus unplaced genomic scaffold, fAciRut3.2 maternal haplotype, whole genome shotgun sequence DNA segment TCGTTGGTTTTGTTCCCAGGTGATCAGCACATCTCTGGACTCGCACCACCTGCCCCCCCCGACCGACATCATCCTGGTGAACCTGGCGCTGGCCAACCTGCTCACCTCCGTGTTCCGCACCGTGCCCATCTTCATCTCCGACTTAGGCGTGGAGGTGTACCTGTCCACGGACTGGTGTCGCGTCTTCATGTTCGCCTGGGTGTGGTGGCGCTCGGTGGGCGTGTGGGCCACCTTCTCGCTCAGCCTGTTCCACTTCGTGACGCTGCGCCGGCAGGGCGTGACCGGGGCTCTGGCACGGAGGGCGGAGCTGAGGAAGGTGGGCGCCGCCCTCTTCCTGGTCTGGGCGCTCAACTTCCTGTACTCGCTGCCTGCCTTCCTGTACTCCGCCCACGTGAGGGGCAACTCCACAGTGGAGTTCATGGTGATCAGCTGCACCACGCGCCCCCTGCTCGGCTGCATCTGGGAGTTCCCCTCCCCGCGCATGGCGGTCGTGTTTGCCACGTCCTCGCTGGCCGTCCACGAGGTGGTGCCCACGGTGCTGATGGTGGCCATGAATCTGGCCACGCTGTGCATGCTGAAGAGGCAC contains these protein-coding regions:
- the LOC131729917 gene encoding olfactory receptor class A-like protein 4, encoding MAEASPVQAFLFGVLVFTGILGNVLVIFTVISTSLDSHHLPPPTDIILVNLALANLLTSVFRTVPIFISDLGVEVYLSTDWCRVFMFAWVWWRSVGVWATFSLSLFHFVTLRRQGVTGALARRAELRKVGAALFLVWALNFLYSLPAFLYSAHVRGNSTVEFMVISCTTRPLLGCIWEFPSPRMAVVFATSSLAVHEVVPTVLMVAMNLATLCMLKRHIRSVAGAELTGCHVDRERKASKVIVVLVTLFVVCWGTQMLSVSYYNYNKGDHAVFLLTLAHFTSSIFVGFSPLVVAFGHSKLRNRIKRMLLWGRERGQGGGEGEQGKGAGRVISRAGNDPHPSC